From the Pseudomonas putida genome, one window contains:
- a CDS encoding LysR family transcriptional regulator: MNFSSDNIQLFLAVLDRRSFSAAARALQRVPSAVSMAIGNLEAELGYTLFERGSREVRATAQALALEPHARLIAEQLGLLQVHALELSQGLESSLSLAVVPDIDHRPLLAAIASLGARYPLLDIQLLSAPQEEALHLLDSGRADLCLAFAGLQVDARRSFQHIGMESLVATLAPAHPALREGRIHYLEDLVNVRQILVRSRDLPLLDPRPLIGATHWSTDSFDLALQMVEAGLGWGDLPLARVAPLVDSGRLVRLQFRNTRNELQLPIHAFWRKQQPLRQGARLLIDLLSAG, from the coding sequence ATGAATTTTTCCAGCGACAACATCCAGCTGTTTCTCGCCGTGCTCGACCGCCGTTCGTTTTCCGCTGCTGCCCGCGCCCTGCAGCGCGTGCCTTCGGCGGTGAGCATGGCCATCGGCAACCTTGAAGCCGAACTGGGCTACACCTTGTTCGAGCGCGGCTCACGCGAGGTCCGCGCCACCGCCCAGGCCCTGGCACTGGAGCCCCATGCGCGGCTGATCGCCGAACAGCTGGGCCTGCTGCAGGTACACGCGCTGGAGCTTTCCCAAGGGCTGGAAAGCAGCCTGAGCCTTGCCGTGGTCCCGGATATCGACCATCGCCCGCTGCTGGCGGCCATTGCCAGCCTCGGCGCACGCTACCCGCTGCTCGACATCCAGCTGCTCAGCGCCCCCCAGGAAGAAGCCCTGCACCTGCTCGACAGCGGCCGCGCCGACCTGTGCCTGGCCTTTGCCGGCCTGCAGGTCGATGCCCGCCGCAGCTTCCAGCACATCGGCATGGAGTCGCTGGTGGCCACCTTGGCGCCGGCCCACCCAGCCCTGCGCGAAGGCCGAATCCACTACCTCGAAGACTTGGTCAATGTGCGTCAGATCCTGGTCCGCAGCCGCGACTTGCCACTGCTTGACCCACGCCCGCTGATCGGCGCCACGCACTGGTCCACCGACAGTTTCGACCTGGCCCTGCAGATGGTCGAAGCCGGCCTTGGCTGGGGTGATCTGCCGCTGGCCCGGGTGGCGCCGCTGGTCGATTCCGGGCGCCTGGTGCGCCTGCAGTTTCGCAACACCCGCAACGAACTGCAGCTGCCGATCCATGCCTTTTGGCGCAAGCAGCAGCCCCTGCGCCAGGGTGCACGCCTGCTGATCGACCTGTTGTCCGCCGGCTAG
- a CDS encoding PACE efflux transporter, whose amino-acid sequence MQGVKRKLVYVTFYELIGLCMSTLGLAYLSDTQASHTGPLAVMITTIAMLWNLIYNSLFEYWESRQAKRGRSVARRVAHAVGFQLTLVVYLIPLIAWWLDMSLMEAFLVDLAFIVLIPCYTFAYNWAFDRIFGLPTSAMAAA is encoded by the coding sequence GTGCAGGGCGTCAAACGCAAACTGGTCTACGTGACCTTCTATGAACTGATCGGCCTGTGCATGTCGACGCTGGGGCTGGCCTACCTGTCGGATACCCAGGCTTCGCACACCGGGCCGCTGGCGGTGATGATCACCACCATCGCCATGCTCTGGAACCTGATCTACAACAGCCTGTTCGAGTACTGGGAGAGCCGCCAGGCCAAGCGTGGGCGCAGCGTGGCGCGGCGGGTGGCGCATGCCGTCGGCTTTCAGCTGACCTTGGTGGTGTACCTGATTCCGCTGATTGCCTGGTGGCTGGACATGAGCCTGATGGAGGCGTTTCTGGTCGACCTGGCGTTCATCGTGCTGATCCCGTGTTACACCTTCGCCTACAACTGGGCGTTCGACCGGATCTTTGGCTTGCCGACTTCGGCCATGGCTGCGGCCTAA